A section of the Neorhizobium galegae bv. orientalis str. HAMBI 540 genome encodes:
- a CDS encoding methyl-accepting chemotaxis protein, whose translation MKNLRISNQLVLLVLALIAGFAVVTYFELQASTRAIYAERYGMLRTQVESGIGILKKFQQREAAGELTRVEAQKQAFAAVSAMSFQPDGYLFSYDYDVKMLMHPDPKKIGENGKGKPDSAGKLFRDEMVSVGRAGGGIVDYMSTSKPGQPDGDFSKSSYAKAFEPWQMVLATGVYTDDLQAQIRGMVLDALAIGALALIIALGAAYVVIRGITKPLAAVHGTLQAVADENVTIAIPHTDMSNEVGMMAKATQALQEKIRERHAMAARQEDQRQELDRERQQNLDLQQQEAASQARVVSTIGEALESLAHSDLTIRCADLGPRYETLRHNFNEALVHLEAAMSKVNAKGIDIGGSKEEIRRASNELSQRTERQAANLEETSAALDELAVAVRQTAEGAHEAAQRVTSVSAEANRSDQIVAQAIDAMGGIEHSSDEISKIIGVIDDIAFQTNLLALNAGVEAARAGESGKGFAVVAQEVRELAQRSAAAAKEIKDQISRSSGQVQNGVRLVGEAGEALKRISSQVKAASDIVGKIAHSASEQDTTLRSISSSLNQLDAATQHNAAMAEETTASAEALAADTDELLNLISSFRISANQDTGYNAGAGSLNRVAQKMRRAS comes from the coding sequence ATGAAAAATCTGAGGATTTCAAACCAGCTCGTGCTGCTGGTTCTGGCTCTGATCGCCGGCTTCGCCGTCGTGACCTATTTCGAACTCCAGGCCTCGACGCGGGCTATCTATGCCGAGCGATATGGAATGCTGCGGACCCAGGTGGAGTCGGGCATTGGCATCCTCAAGAAGTTCCAGCAGCGTGAGGCGGCCGGTGAACTGACCCGCGTGGAAGCCCAGAAACAGGCCTTCGCCGCAGTTTCCGCCATGAGCTTCCAGCCTGACGGCTATCTTTTCTCCTATGACTACGACGTGAAGATGTTGATGCATCCTGATCCGAAGAAGATTGGAGAAAACGGCAAGGGCAAACCCGATTCTGCCGGGAAGCTGTTCCGCGACGAAATGGTCTCCGTTGGCAGGGCCGGCGGTGGAATTGTCGATTATATGAGCACGAGCAAGCCCGGCCAGCCTGATGGGGACTTTTCGAAGAGCTCCTATGCGAAGGCATTCGAACCATGGCAGATGGTACTTGCGACGGGCGTCTACACCGATGACCTGCAGGCACAGATCCGCGGAATGGTGCTGGATGCCCTCGCTATCGGTGCCCTCGCGTTGATCATCGCCCTTGGCGCCGCCTATGTGGTGATCCGCGGCATCACCAAGCCTCTGGCCGCCGTGCATGGCACGCTTCAGGCCGTCGCCGACGAAAACGTCACGATCGCCATCCCGCACACGGACATGTCGAACGAAGTGGGGATGATGGCGAAGGCCACCCAGGCGCTGCAGGAAAAGATCCGCGAACGCCATGCCATGGCCGCCCGCCAGGAAGACCAGCGCCAGGAGCTCGACCGCGAGCGCCAGCAGAATCTCGATCTGCAGCAGCAGGAAGCCGCAAGCCAGGCCCGCGTCGTCTCCACCATCGGCGAAGCGCTGGAATCACTCGCCCATAGCGACCTGACGATCCGCTGCGCCGATCTCGGCCCGCGTTACGAAACCTTGCGCCACAACTTCAACGAGGCGCTCGTCCATCTCGAAGCCGCGATGAGCAAGGTCAATGCCAAGGGCATCGATATCGGCGGTTCCAAGGAGGAAATCCGCCGCGCTTCGAACGAGTTGTCGCAGCGCACCGAACGCCAGGCCGCCAATCTCGAAGAGACGTCGGCCGCCCTCGACGAACTCGCCGTCGCCGTCCGCCAGACGGCAGAAGGTGCACATGAGGCCGCCCAGCGGGTCACCTCGGTCAGCGCCGAGGCCAACCGCTCCGACCAGATCGTCGCCCAGGCGATCGATGCGATGGGCGGTATCGAACATTCGTCCGACGAGATCTCCAAGATCATCGGCGTGATCGACGACATCGCCTTCCAGACCAACCTGCTGGCGCTCAATGCAGGCGTCGAAGCGGCCCGCGCCGGGGAATCCGGCAAGGGTTTTGCGGTCGTCGCCCAGGAAGTGCGCGAACTCGCCCAGCGCTCCGCCGCTGCGGCAAAGGAGATCAAGGACCAGATCTCGCGTTCTTCCGGCCAGGTGCAGAACGGCGTGCGCCTCGTCGGCGAAGCCGGCGAAGCGCTGAAGCGGATCTCCAGCCAGGTGAAGGCGGCGAGCGACATCGTCGGCAAGATCGCCCATTCGGCTTCCGAGCAGGACACCACGCTGCGTTCGATCTCGTCATCGCTGAACCAGCTCGACGCGGCAACCCAGCACAATGCGGCGATGGCGGAAGAGACCACCGCCTCGGCCGAGGCGCTTGCCGCCGACACCGACGAACTCTTGAACCTGATCAGCAGCTTCCGCATCAGTGCCAACCAGGACACCGGCTACAATGCCGGCGCCGGCAGCCTCAACCGCGTCGCCCAGAAGATGCGCCGGGCCAGCTGA
- a CDS encoding glutamate-5-semialdehyde dehydrogenase, which translates to MLDMVAKTGDVAVVMDQIGRNAKAAARQLATASTDAKNKALHAMADAILAAKDRILAANAADLKSVEGKDLLPSFIDRLTLTEKSIAGMAQALREIAEFKDPVGEVIAAWDRPNGLHIERVRTPLGVIGVIYESRPNVTADAGALCLKAGNAVILRGGSDSARSSEAIHDCLVAGLKAAGLPEHAIQIVPTTDRAAVGAMLSGLNGAIDVIVPRGGKSLVARVQNEARVPVFAHLEGLCHIYVDASADLEMAKKIVVNAKMRRTGVCGAAETLLIDSAGIGTHLMPILEALTEAGCEIRGSATVLKVFPGFKPATEEDWRTEYLDAVISVAIVDGISGAIRHINTYSSNHTEAVIAEDPEVVSRFFNELDSAILLHNASTQFADGGEFGMGGEIGISTGKMHARGPVGVEQLTSFKYRVHGTGQIRP; encoded by the coding sequence ATGCTTGATATGGTCGCGAAGACCGGCGACGTCGCCGTTGTGATGGACCAGATCGGCCGCAATGCAAAGGCTGCGGCACGCCAGCTTGCAACGGCTTCGACCGACGCGAAGAACAAGGCGCTCCACGCCATGGCGGACGCGATCCTTGCCGCCAAGGACAGGATCCTTGCCGCCAATGCCGCCGACCTGAAAAGCGTCGAGGGCAAGGACCTGCTGCCGTCCTTCATCGACCGGCTGACGCTCACCGAAAAATCGATTGCCGGCATGGCGCAGGCACTGCGCGAAATCGCCGAGTTCAAGGATCCGGTTGGCGAAGTCATCGCCGCCTGGGACCGCCCGAACGGCCTTCATATCGAGCGCGTTCGCACGCCGCTCGGTGTCATCGGCGTGATCTATGAAAGCCGCCCGAACGTCACCGCCGATGCCGGCGCGCTCTGCCTCAAGGCCGGCAATGCCGTGATCTTGCGGGGCGGTTCGGATTCGGCCCGGTCGTCGGAAGCGATCCATGATTGCCTTGTGGCTGGTCTGAAAGCTGCCGGACTTCCCGAACATGCAATCCAGATCGTGCCCACTACCGACCGCGCCGCCGTCGGCGCTATGCTGTCGGGCCTGAACGGCGCGATCGATGTAATCGTGCCGCGCGGCGGCAAGAGCCTCGTCGCGCGTGTCCAGAACGAGGCGCGTGTGCCGGTCTTCGCCCATCTCGAAGGCCTCTGCCATATCTATGTGGACGCCTCCGCGGACTTGGAGATGGCGAAAAAGATCGTCGTCAACGCCAAGATGCGACGCACCGGCGTCTGCGGCGCGGCCGAGACCTTGCTGATCGACAGTGCCGGGATCGGCACGCATCTAATGCCTATCCTCGAAGCGCTGACGGAAGCCGGCTGCGAAATCCGCGGCTCGGCCACCGTTCTCAAGGTCTTTCCGGGCTTCAAGCCGGCGACGGAAGAGGACTGGCGCACCGAATATCTCGACGCGGTGATCTCGGTCGCGATCGTCGACGGTATTTCCGGCGCCATCCGCCACATCAACACCTATTCCTCGAACCATACGGAGGCGGTGATCGCCGAGGATCCTGAGGTCGTCTCCCGTTTCTTCAACGAACTCGATTCGGCCATCCTGCTGCACAATGCCTCCACCCAGTTCGCCGATGGCGGCGAGTTCGGCATGGGTGGCGAGATCGGCATTTCGACCGGCAAGATGCATGCGCGCGGCCCGGTCGGCGTCGAGCAGCTGACCTCGTTCAAATACCGGGTGCACGGCACCGGCCAGATCCGGCCCTGA
- the proB gene encoding glutamate 5-kinase: MTATRKPLASHRRIVIKIGSALLVDRKTGLKSQWLDAICADIAALKARGIDVLVVSSGAIAMGRTVLDLPSGALKLEESQAAAAVGQIALARAWSESLSRDGIVAGQILLTLGDTEERRRYLNARATINQLLKIGAVPIINENDTVATTEIRYGDNDRLAARVATMTSADLLVLLSDIDGLYTAPPHLDPDAKFLEVVPAITPDIEAMAGGAASELSRGGMRTKIDAGKIATGAGCAMIIASGKTEHPLRAIEQGARSSWFAPSGTPVTARKTWIAGQLQPAGELFVDEGAETALGTGKSLLPAGVRRIDGQFHRGDTVAIIGVDGREIARGLVSYDAEEARQITGRKSGEIEAILGYAGRAAMVHRDDLVMTGPAKRKDKKEDRKEDAAHA, translated from the coding sequence ATGACGGCTACCCGTAAACCGCTCGCCAGTCATCGCCGCATCGTCATCAAGATCGGCTCGGCGCTGCTCGTCGACCGCAAGACGGGCCTGAAATCGCAATGGCTCGACGCCATCTGCGCCGATATCGCCGCATTGAAAGCGAGGGGCATCGACGTTCTGGTCGTCTCTTCGGGCGCGATCGCCATGGGCCGCACCGTGCTCGACCTGCCCTCGGGCGCGCTGAAGCTCGAGGAAAGCCAGGCGGCAGCAGCGGTCGGCCAGATCGCGCTTGCGCGCGCCTGGTCGGAAAGCCTGTCGCGCGACGGCATCGTGGCCGGCCAGATCCTGCTGACGCTCGGCGACACGGAGGAGCGCCGCCGTTACCTCAACGCCCGTGCCACCATCAACCAGCTTCTGAAGATCGGCGCCGTGCCGATCATCAACGAGAACGATACGGTCGCCACGACCGAAATCCGCTATGGCGATAACGATCGCCTCGCCGCCCGCGTCGCCACCATGACCAGCGCCGACCTGCTGGTGCTCTTATCCGATATCGACGGCCTTTATACTGCCCCGCCGCATCTCGACCCCGACGCAAAATTCCTGGAGGTCGTTCCCGCGATCACGCCGGATATCGAAGCCATGGCCGGCGGCGCTGCGTCCGAACTGTCGCGCGGCGGCATGCGCACCAAGATCGATGCCGGCAAAATCGCCACCGGCGCCGGCTGCGCCATGATCATCGCATCCGGCAAGACGGAACATCCGCTGCGCGCCATCGAGCAAGGCGCCCGCTCCTCCTGGTTCGCCCCCTCCGGGACCCCCGTGACTGCGCGGAAAACCTGGATCGCGGGCCAGCTTCAGCCGGCCGGCGAACTCTTCGTCGACGAGGGCGCCGAAACCGCGCTCGGCACCGGCAAGAGCCTTCTGCCGGCCGGCGTGCGCCGCATCGACGGCCAGTTCCATCGCGGCGACACCGTCGCGATCATCGGCGTCGACGGTCGCGAGATCGCCCGAGGCCTTGTGAGCTATGACGCAGAAGAGGCCCGCCAGATCACCGGCCGCAAGTCCGGCGAGATCGAGGCGATCCTCGGTTATGCCGGCCGCGCCGCCATGGTCCATCGCGACGATCTGGTGATGACCGGGCCGGCGAAACGTAAAGACAAAAAAGAAGATCGCAAGGAGGATGCCGCCCATGCTTGA
- the rplU gene encoding 50S ribosomal protein L21, which translates to MFAVIKTGGKQYRVAANDVLTIEKLEAEAGSVVEFNEILVVGVGADAKFGAPFVAGATVKAEVVEHNRGKKVLSFKKRRRQNSKRIRGHRQHHTVVRITDILA; encoded by the coding sequence ATGTTCGCAGTCATCAAGACCGGCGGTAAACAGTACCGCGTGGCAGCCAACGACGTGCTCACCATCGAAAAGCTGGAAGCCGAAGCTGGTTCTGTCGTAGAATTTAACGAAATCCTGGTTGTCGGCGTTGGCGCCGATGCCAAGTTCGGCGCTCCCTTTGTTGCGGGTGCGACGGTCAAGGCCGAAGTGGTCGAGCATAATCGCGGCAAGAAGGTTCTTTCCTTCAAGAAGCGTCGCCGTCAGAATTCCAAGCGGATTCGCGGCCATCGCCAGCATCACACGGTTGTCCGCATCACGGACATCTTGGCTTAA
- the rlmH gene encoding 23S rRNA (pseudouridine(1915)-N(3))-methyltransferase RlmH: MRISLFAVGRLKTGPEKELASRYLDRFAKTGPAVGLELSKLIEIQESRAANADTRKREEAGALEKALPEGAVLILLDERGKALDSEAFAGVIGRYRDGGKRDLMLAIGGADGLDPQLRDRADMVLNLGSMTWPHQLVRILIAEQLYRAVTILSGHPYHRA, from the coding sequence ATGCGAATAAGCCTTTTCGCCGTGGGACGGCTGAAGACCGGACCGGAGAAGGAGCTTGCGTCCCGATATCTCGACCGCTTTGCCAAGACTGGCCCGGCGGTGGGTCTCGAATTGTCGAAACTGATCGAGATCCAGGAAAGCCGGGCGGCGAATGCCGATACCCGCAAGCGCGAGGAAGCCGGTGCGCTCGAAAAGGCGCTTCCCGAAGGCGCGGTTCTCATTCTTCTCGACGAACGCGGCAAGGCGCTCGACAGCGAAGCTTTCGCCGGTGTGATCGGCAGATATCGCGACGGCGGCAAACGCGACCTGATGCTGGCGATCGGCGGTGCCGACGGGTTGGATCCGCAACTCCGCGACCGGGCCGACATGGTGCTCAACCTCGGCTCGATGACTTGGCCGCATCAGCTGGTGCGCATTCTGATTGCCGAACAGCTTTACCGCGCGGTCACTATTCTTTCGGGCCATCCCTATCACCGAGCTTAA
- the rsfS gene encoding ribosome silencing factor encodes MKGQTLTTVHAKGRTASVLPQSLERGADAAARALELVLASLEDSKAEDIVTINIAGKSALGDYMVVVSGRSNRHVMAISDHLISDLKDEGLGNARVEGQETGDWVLIDTGDIIVHVFRPEIRAFYNIEKMWATPDIEEGTLLH; translated from the coding sequence ATGAAAGGACAAACCCTGACAACAGTACACGCCAAGGGCAGAACGGCCTCCGTTCTCCCGCAGAGCCTGGAACGTGGCGCCGATGCCGCCGCCCGTGCTCTCGAACTGGTCCTCGCAAGTCTCGAGGACTCCAAAGCTGAAGACATCGTCACCATCAACATTGCTGGAAAATCAGCGCTCGGGGACTATATGGTCGTTGTCTCCGGACGATCGAACCGGCATGTCATGGCCATCAGCGATCACCTGATTTCCGACCTGAAGGACGAGGGGCTTGGCAACGCCCGCGTCGAAGGGCAGGAGACCGGCGACTGGGTGCTCATTGACACCGGTGACATCATCGTCCACGTGTTCCGGCCTGAAATCCGCGCGTTCTACAACATCGAAAAAATGTGGGCGACGCCGGATATCGAGGAAGGCACGCTGCTGCACTGA
- a CDS encoding nicotinate-nucleotide adenylyltransferase, whose product MPHAERGMAVGLFGGSFNPPHEGHLLVAEIALRRLGLDQLWWMVTPGNPLKSRSELASLDDRLAMSEKLIDDPRIKITAFEKTLGGSYTADTLSFVKAKNPLVHFVWVMGADSLKTFHLWQKWQSIASTFPIAVIDRPGATLSFLSSKMARTFDYARVDEDDAGTLWKRRAPAWTFIHGPRSALSSTAIRAANDQKSD is encoded by the coding sequence ATGCCGCATGCCGAACGGGGCATGGCCGTCGGCCTGTTCGGCGGTTCGTTCAATCCGCCGCATGAGGGCCACCTCCTGGTCGCAGAGATTGCGCTTCGCCGGCTCGGCCTCGACCAGCTCTGGTGGATGGTGACCCCCGGCAACCCGCTGAAAAGCCGTTCCGAACTTGCTTCGCTCGACGACCGGCTGGCGATGAGCGAAAAGCTGATCGACGACCCTCGCATCAAGATCACAGCCTTCGAAAAGACGCTCGGCGGCTCCTATACCGCCGATACGCTCTCCTTCGTGAAGGCCAAGAACCCGCTCGTGCATTTCGTCTGGGTGATGGGCGCCGACAGCCTGAAGACCTTTCATTTGTGGCAGAAGTGGCAGTCGATCGCCTCGACCTTCCCGATCGCCGTTATCGACCGCCCCGGAGCGACTTTGTCGTTCCTGTCGTCGAAAATGGCCCGCACCTTCGATTACGCCCGGGTGGACGAGGATGACGCGGGCACACTCTGGAAGCGGCGCGCACCGGCCTGGACCTTCATCCACGGCCCGCGTTCGGCGCTGAGCTCCACGGCGATTCGCGCCGCAAACGACCAGAAATCGGACTAA
- a CDS encoding GNAT family N-acetyltransferase: protein MNAAVLRKTSTTATMPGPCPVITTERLVLRPHKITDATAIAESLGDFKVARMLARVPQPYDRQDALDWLVPHASGILPDWTLAITTGDDAHIGVVSLELRRGLWHLGYWLNRLYWDRGYMTEAAAGTLERFFRRMPEAQVFSGAFADNLASLNVQKKLGFTIVDASQLFSLSRNRMAPHIETMLLPEDFRRPVRP, encoded by the coding sequence ATGAACGCCGCCGTTCTCCGGAAGACGAGCACGACCGCGACGATGCCCGGCCCCTGCCCGGTCATCACCACGGAAAGGCTGGTGCTTCGCCCGCACAAGATCACCGATGCGACGGCAATTGCCGAATCGCTTGGCGATTTCAAGGTCGCCCGCATGCTGGCGCGGGTGCCGCAGCCCTATGACCGTCAGGACGCGCTGGATTGGCTCGTCCCGCATGCATCCGGCATCCTGCCGGACTGGACGCTGGCGATCACCACCGGCGATGACGCCCATATCGGCGTCGTCAGCCTGGAACTGAGGCGGGGCCTGTGGCATCTCGGTTACTGGCTGAACCGGCTTTACTGGGACCGGGGTTATATGACGGAAGCGGCGGCCGGGACGCTGGAGCGTTTCTTCCGACGGATGCCGGAGGCGCAGGTGTTTTCCGGCGCCTTTGCGGACAACCTCGCTTCGCTGAACGTCCAGAAGAAACTCGGTTTCACCATCGTCGATGCGAGCCAGCTCTTCAGTCTGTCCCGCAATAGGATGGCGCCGCATATCGAGACCATGCTGCTGCCCGAGGATTTCCGGCGGCCGGTCCGACCGTGA
- a CDS encoding GNAT family N-acetyltransferase: MQGELLRASQSRPPEERLRPDRPRSDCPVLLSQRLVLRTPHEEDIDALAHLANNANIATMVSRMPHPYTAKDAADFVRRTKAGEIGKCVYAITRGDNGAFLGCCALEPQQDERTLELGYWLGEPYWNRGYATEAAHALIDMAFRTRNNIDHIDARCRVTNIASRRVIQKCGFQFQGTGMIDCLALGGMVAVEWFRLDRKTWMSLRSWGELR, from the coding sequence ATGCAAGGCGAACTACTGAGGGCGAGCCAATCCCGGCCGCCAGAGGAACGGTTAAGACCCGACCGGCCGAGAAGCGATTGCCCCGTCTTACTGTCGCAGAGATTAGTTCTGCGCACGCCCCACGAAGAAGACATCGACGCACTTGCCCATCTCGCCAACAATGCGAATATCGCGACCATGGTGTCGCGTATGCCGCATCCCTATACGGCTAAAGACGCAGCCGATTTCGTGCGACGCACGAAGGCCGGCGAGATTGGCAAATGCGTCTACGCCATCACGCGAGGAGACAACGGCGCCTTTCTCGGTTGCTGCGCACTCGAACCGCAACAGGACGAAAGAACGCTCGAACTCGGCTATTGGCTGGGAGAACCCTATTGGAACAGGGGTTATGCCACGGAAGCCGCCCATGCCCTGATCGACATGGCCTTCCGCACCCGCAACAACATCGACCATATCGATGCCCGCTGCCGGGTAACCAACATCGCCTCCCGGCGGGTGATCCAGAAATGCGGCTTCCAGTTCCAGGGTACCGGCATGATCGATTGCCTGGCGCTCGGCGGCATGGTTGCCGTCGAGTGGTTCCGGCTCGACCGCAAGACCTGGATGTCCTTGAGAAGCTGGGGAGAACTGCGATGA
- the obgE gene encoding GTPase ObgE, with protein sequence MKFLDEAKVYIRSGDGGAGAVSFRREKFVEFGGPDGGDGGRGGDVWVEAVNGLNTLIDFRFQQHFKGQTGTHGMGRNRTGANGGEVTLKVPVGTQIFEEDNETLIIDLTREGQRFRLAKGGNGGFGNTHFKSATNQAPNWANPGLEGEEKTIWLRLKLIADAGLVGMPNAGKSTFLASVTRARPKIANYPFTTLHPNLGVATIDSREFILADIPGLIEGAHEGVGIGDRFLGHVERTRVLLHLVSSVEEKVGKAYKTVKHELEAYGGGLIDKPVIVALSQIDVLDDKELKKKAKELEKACGQTPFLISAVTGKGMTEVLRALRDVIVEASGVNDTALPDRSTPIQDFDEDEDA encoded by the coding sequence ATGAAATTTCTCGACGAGGCAAAAGTCTATATCCGCTCCGGCGACGGCGGCGCGGGCGCGGTCTCGTTCCGGCGGGAAAAGTTCGTCGAGTTCGGCGGACCTGATGGCGGTGATGGCGGGCGCGGCGGCGATGTCTGGGTGGAGGCCGTCAACGGACTCAACACGCTGATCGACTTCCGCTTCCAGCAGCATTTCAAGGGCCAGACCGGCACCCATGGCATGGGCCGCAACCGCACCGGTGCCAACGGCGGCGAGGTGACGTTGAAAGTGCCTGTCGGCACCCAGATCTTCGAGGAAGACAACGAGACGCTGATCATCGACCTCACCCGCGAAGGCCAGAGGTTCCGGCTCGCCAAGGGCGGCAATGGCGGCTTCGGCAACACCCATTTCAAGAGCGCGACCAACCAGGCGCCAAACTGGGCCAATCCTGGCCTTGAGGGCGAGGAAAAAACCATCTGGCTGCGGCTGAAGCTGATCGCCGATGCCGGCCTCGTCGGAATGCCGAATGCCGGCAAGTCGACCTTCCTTGCCAGCGTCACCCGCGCGCGCCCGAAGATCGCCAACTACCCGTTCACGACGCTGCATCCCAATCTTGGTGTAGCCACCATCGATAGCCGGGAATTTATTCTGGCCGATATCCCGGGCCTGATCGAAGGCGCCCATGAGGGTGTCGGCATCGGCGACCGGTTCCTAGGCCATGTCGAACGCACCCGCGTGCTGCTGCATCTGGTCTCCTCCGTCGAGGAAAAGGTCGGCAAGGCCTACAAGACAGTAAAGCATGAACTGGAAGCCTATGGCGGTGGCCTGATCGACAAGCCGGTCATCGTGGCGCTGTCGCAGATCGACGTGCTCGACGACAAGGAACTGAAGAAAAAGGCGAAGGAGCTGGAAAAGGCCTGCGGCCAGACACCGTTCCTGATCTCCGCCGTCACCGGCAAGGGGATGACCGAGGTGCTGCGCGCGCTGCGCGACGTCATCGTCGAGGCGAGCGGCGTCAACGACACCGCACTGCCCGATCGCTCGACCCCCATCCAGGATTTCGATGAGGATGAGGATGCATGA
- the rpmA gene encoding 50S ribosomal protein L27 — MAHKKAGGSSRNGRDSNSKRLGVKKFGGEAVIPGNIIVRQRGTQWHPGQNVGLGKDHTIFALTAGNVNYRTKANGRVFVSVMPKAEAAE; from the coding sequence ATGGCACATAAAAAAGCTGGCGGTTCGTCGCGCAACGGTCGCGATTCGAATTCCAAGCGCCTTGGCGTGAAGAAGTTCGGCGGCGAAGCCGTCATTCCGGGCAACATTATCGTGCGCCAGCGCGGTACGCAGTGGCATCCGGGCCAGAACGTCGGCCTCGGTAAGGACCACACCATTTTTGCGCTTACCGCCGGCAACGTGAATTACCGAACCAAGGCCAATGGTCGCGTGTTCGTGTCCGTAATGCCGAAAGCCGAAGCAGCAGAATAA
- a CDS encoding endonuclease/exonuclease/phosphatase family protein, which yields MKFVSYNIQYGIGMDGVFDPERIAASIEGADVIALQEVTRGFPRNGHVDLVARFSDLFPDHFHVYGAPCDLLLDVSIENGRRIERRFQFGNMILSRWPILSTRHLLLPRSRTVEMLNLQRGALEAVIVAPGGPLRVYSVHLDHVSPDERLGQIRYLKERVLNFVSEGGSLTGAAEEGFPDLPLPEDFLLMGDFNMEPESTEYIAMAGQRDRYYGRILRANEPVDVLDRSGSLTPESYTWAKPPGDGPIKMHLDHCFVNAGLVPRLKNAWVDNEAPGSDHFPLWVEVE from the coding sequence ATGAAGTTCGTCAGCTATAACATCCAATACGGGATCGGCATGGATGGTGTGTTCGATCCCGAACGCATCGCCGCGAGTATCGAGGGAGCGGATGTCATCGCGCTTCAGGAAGTGACCCGCGGTTTCCCCAGGAATGGCCATGTCGATCTCGTTGCCCGTTTCTCGGATCTGTTTCCGGACCATTTCCATGTCTATGGCGCACCTTGCGACCTGCTGCTCGACGTATCTATCGAGAACGGCCGCCGTATCGAGCGCCGTTTTCAGTTCGGCAACATGATCCTGTCGCGCTGGCCGATCCTTTCCACCCGTCATCTTCTGCTGCCCCGCAGCCGCACCGTGGAGATGCTCAACCTGCAGCGCGGAGCGCTGGAAGCGGTGATCGTCGCACCCGGCGGACCGCTCCGGGTTTATTCCGTCCACCTCGATCATGTCTCTCCCGATGAACGGCTCGGCCAGATCCGTTATCTCAAGGAGCGGGTGCTGAACTTCGTCTCCGAGGGCGGTTCGTTGACCGGCGCCGCCGAAGAAGGTTTCCCCGATCTGCCGCTGCCGGAGGATTTCCTGCTGATGGGGGATTTCAACATGGAGCCGGAATCGACCGAATATATCGCCATGGCCGGTCAGCGGGACCGTTATTACGGCCGCATCCTGCGCGCCAACGAACCCGTCGACGTGCTGGACCGCTCCGGATCGTTGACGCCGGAGAGCTATACCTGGGCGAAGCCGCCGGGCGACGGGCCGATAAAGATGCATCTCGATCATTGCTTCGTGAATGCCGGGCTGGTGCCGCGGCTGAAAAACGCCTGGGTCGACAATGAGGCGCCTGGTTCCGACCATTTTCCGCTCTGGGTCGAGGTCGAGTGA